A genomic segment from Actinoplanes sichuanensis encodes:
- a CDS encoding GTP-binding protein, with translation MSATTTPARLPVTVLSGFLGAGKTTLLNHVLANRDGLRVAVIVNDMSEINIDGALVRDGGTLSRTEERLIEMTNGCICCTLRDDLLGEVADLARQGRFDYLLIESSGISEPLPVAATFAFGIDEHDRVLADIARLDTMVTVVDAPHLIAQINAGETLEGRGLAAFEDDDRTIADLLVDQLEFADVVVINKTDLVTAGELAQVQALVTRLNPRARQIRSTFGRVSPTDLLDTGSFDMDAAETAPGWVAELNGEHIPETIEYGIDSLLFRAPEPFHPQRLWDFLDHAVTGYGVLRSKGFLWLATRPGMIGLWSQAGPHGRCDPAGVPVAVSGEWPADEDERADLEQHWHPTFGDRRQELVFIGVRLPTDELHEGLLGCLLTAEELAAGEDVWRTWPDPFPAWSLDEVQPHVHQH, from the coding sequence ATGAGCGCCACGACCACACCCGCACGCCTGCCGGTCACCGTCCTGTCCGGATTCCTCGGCGCCGGCAAGACCACCCTGCTCAACCACGTGCTCGCCAACCGCGACGGACTGCGCGTCGCGGTCATCGTCAACGACATGAGCGAGATCAACATCGACGGAGCCCTGGTACGCGACGGCGGAACCCTGTCGCGCACCGAGGAACGCCTCATCGAGATGACCAACGGCTGCATCTGCTGCACACTGCGCGACGACCTGCTCGGCGAGGTGGCCGACCTCGCCCGGCAGGGCCGCTTCGACTACCTGCTCATCGAGTCCAGCGGCATCTCCGAACCGCTGCCAGTCGCCGCCACGTTCGCGTTCGGCATCGACGAGCACGACCGGGTGCTGGCCGACATCGCCCGGCTCGACACCATGGTCACCGTCGTCGACGCACCGCACCTCATCGCGCAGATCAACGCCGGGGAGACCCTCGAGGGGCGCGGCCTGGCGGCCTTCGAGGACGACGATCGTACGATCGCGGATCTGCTCGTCGATCAGCTGGAATTCGCCGACGTCGTCGTGATCAACAAGACCGACCTGGTCACCGCCGGTGAACTCGCCCAAGTGCAGGCACTGGTGACCCGACTCAACCCGCGCGCCCGGCAGATCCGCTCGACGTTCGGCCGGGTCTCCCCCACCGACCTGCTCGACACCGGCAGCTTCGACATGGACGCCGCCGAGACGGCACCCGGCTGGGTCGCCGAACTCAACGGCGAACACATCCCCGAAACCATCGAGTACGGCATCGACAGCCTGCTGTTCCGCGCCCCCGAGCCCTTTCATCCGCAGCGACTGTGGGATTTCCTCGATCACGCGGTCACCGGGTACGGCGTACTGCGCTCCAAGGGTTTCCTCTGGCTCGCCACCCGTCCCGGCATGATCGGGTTGTGGTCGCAGGCGGGTCCCCACGGCCGCTGCGACCCCGCCGGCGTGCCGGTCGCCGTGTCCGGTGAATGGCCCGCCGACGAGGACGAACGCGCCGACCTGGAGCAGCACTGGCATCCGACCTTCGGCGACCGTCGGCAGGAACTGGTCTTCATCGGCGTCCGACTGCCCACCGACGAGCTGCACGAAGGCCTGCTCGGCTGCCTGCTGACCGCCGAGG